One Lysinibacillus fusiformis genomic window carries:
- a CDS encoding Type 1 glutamine amidotransferase-like domain-containing protein produces MKTHYYLGWFNNFFPENLGRALQEDITVRKSLAMISSNPSIFEDDGATERSWLDQAGIMFDEYHLINYRLQKEDAQTIIQNASVIFLLGGNILNQNGFLMEYELSDSIKKSNAVVMGASAGAINMSAKWLCSKNFGDEVEMSSVYDGIGLDNFSVLSHFDLENNMALVQSELSPLSEEINIYASNKDCAVRVKGDKIDILGNVYLISHSKIQKLDETL; encoded by the coding sequence ATGAAAACTCACTATTATTTAGGTTGGTTTAACAATTTTTTTCCAGAGAATCTGGGTAGGGCGTTACAGGAGGATATAACTGTTAGAAAATCGCTTGCTATGATTAGCTCGAATCCATCTATTTTTGAAGATGATGGTGCTACTGAACGCTCTTGGCTTGACCAGGCTGGCATTATGTTTGATGAATATCATTTAATTAATTATCGCTTACAGAAGGAAGATGCCCAAACGATAATTCAAAATGCTTCCGTCATTTTCTTGTTGGGTGGCAATATTCTTAATCAAAATGGTTTTTTGATGGAATATGAATTATCGGATTCGATTAAAAAAAGCAACGCCGTTGTAATGGGAGCAAGCGCTGGGGCAATCAACATGTCCGCTAAATGGTTATGCTCGAAAAACTTTGGAGATGAAGTTGAAATGAGCTCTGTTTACGATGGAATCGGTCTTGACAATTTTTCCGTCCTGTCTCATTTTGATCTTGAAAATAACATGGCACTGGTTCAAAGCGAACTATCTCCCCTATCGGAAGAAATAAATATTTATGCGTCGAACAAAGATTGCGCTGTACGTGTAAAAGGAGACAAAATCGACATTTTAGGCAATGTATATTTAATTTCCCACTCAAAGATTCAGAAATTGGATGAGACGCTCTAG
- a CDS encoding nucleotide pyrophosphohydrolase, translating into MSELEQLRKNILQFRDQRNWQQFHNPKDLALSLSLEAGELLELFQWKTSEEAVEKNLDKMKDELADVLIYAILFANELDMDLVNIINNKLQKNNEKYPIEKFTGKNTKYNEI; encoded by the coding sequence ATGAGTGAGTTAGAACAACTACGTAAAAATATTTTGCAATTTAGAGACCAACGTAACTGGCAGCAATTCCATAATCCTAAGGATTTAGCACTTTCTTTGTCACTTGAAGCTGGTGAATTATTAGAGCTATTTCAATGGAAAACGAGTGAAGAAGCAGTTGAAAAGAATTTAGATAAAATGAAGGATGAGCTAGCGGATGTTTTAATTTATGCAATATTATTTGCGAATGAATTGGATATGGACTTAGTAAATATAATAAATAATAAACTTCAAAAAAATAATGAAAAATATCCCATTGAAAAGTTTACTGGAAAAAATACTAAATACAATGAGATATAA
- a CDS encoding DUF2075 domain-containing protein, translating into MTAIEILSWPFKQESINQINNKEQFLNYPVIYVLNGNKEAYIGETVYFKNRMKAHLKGRKNIKQVNLIKHEQFNRSATFHLETKLINYFLGDEKYTLQNKSKMASDFTHNYYNKSYYDQQLFKELWQKLHEQKLVDNELHVIENKDIFKLSPFKELSLEQLELKDKVLEFCEKRVTQNTGEYGSLLVIEGEAGVGKSVVLSSIFNTIQERVEEASSDLYSTENYLVVNHEEMFKTYKDIAKQVKHLKGKNFAKPTPLINTLHKEERKADIIFVDEAHLLLTKPDTYNNFHGNNHLEELMKLAKVVVIIYDQNQVLKLKSLWGAAILEELKKLSTFHEEYQLTNQFRMQANDDVINWINEFKHKNLMPLPKDKNYEFKVFESMKDMHDVIKAKNTKHGLSRVVSTFDYLHKKDGGTYYVKEPSGEYQLPWNTTSTKYTWAEKAETVHEAGSIYTIQGFDLNYVGVVLGPSVQYDTVKDEIIIDTSKYMDKGAYTGMDGIENVNEAKEKIVLNSINILMKRGIKGLYIYSSDEALRNKLLEYQKAGE; encoded by the coding sequence ATGACAGCTATCGAAATTCTATCATGGCCTTTCAAACAAGAAAGCATTAATCAAATCAACAACAAAGAGCAATTCCTAAACTATCCAGTCATTTATGTTTTAAATGGCAATAAAGAAGCTTATATTGGTGAAACTGTTTATTTTAAAAATCGGATGAAAGCTCATTTAAAGGGACGTAAAAATATTAAGCAAGTAAATTTGATTAAGCATGAACAGTTCAATCGTTCAGCAACGTTTCATCTAGAGACAAAGCTGATTAACTACTTTCTAGGTGATGAAAAATATACGCTTCAAAATAAAAGTAAAATGGCTAGCGATTTTACTCACAACTACTACAACAAGTCTTACTACGATCAACAACTATTTAAAGAACTTTGGCAAAAGCTACATGAACAAAAGCTTGTCGACAATGAGCTGCATGTGATTGAAAACAAAGATATTTTTAAATTATCTCCATTCAAAGAATTATCCTTAGAACAACTGGAATTAAAAGATAAAGTACTCGAATTTTGTGAGAAGAGAGTAACTCAAAACACAGGTGAATACGGCAGTCTATTAGTCATTGAAGGTGAAGCTGGAGTTGGCAAAAGCGTCGTGTTAAGTTCTATTTTCAACACCATTCAAGAAAGAGTAGAAGAAGCATCTTCAGATTTATATAGCACAGAAAATTATTTAGTAGTGAACCATGAGGAAATGTTTAAAACGTATAAAGATATAGCGAAACAAGTGAAGCATTTAAAAGGGAAAAACTTTGCAAAGCCTACACCTCTGATTAATACGTTGCATAAGGAGGAGAGAAAAGCAGATATCATTTTCGTAGATGAAGCGCATTTACTGTTAACAAAGCCAGATACTTATAATAACTTCCACGGCAACAATCATTTAGAGGAGCTGATGAAGCTAGCAAAAGTAGTTGTCATCATTTATGACCAAAATCAAGTGTTGAAACTGAAGAGCCTATGGGGAGCAGCGATATTAGAAGAGCTCAAAAAATTAAGCACTTTTCACGAAGAATACCAGTTAACAAACCAATTTCGTATGCAGGCGAATGATGACGTAATCAATTGGATAAACGAGTTCAAGCATAAAAATTTAATGCCGCTTCCTAAAGATAAAAACTATGAATTTAAAGTGTTTGAATCGATGAAGGACATGCATGATGTGATTAAAGCGAAAAATACAAAGCATGGTTTAAGCCGTGTTGTATCAACGTTTGATTACTTACATAAAAAAGATGGTGGGACATACTACGTGAAGGAACCGAGTGGTGAATATCAACTGCCTTGGAATACAACAAGTACGAAATATACGTGGGCAGAAAAAGCTGAAACGGTTCATGAGGCTGGTTCAATTTATACAATACAAGGATTTGATTTAAATTATGTTGGGGTCGTGCTTGGGCCATCTGTTCAATATGACACTGTTAAAGATGAAATCATCATTGATACGAGTAAGTATATGGATAAAGGTGCGTATACAGGTATGGATGGAATTGAAAATGTAAATGAAGCAAAGGAAAAAATAGTCCTTAACTCAATCAATATCTTAATGAAACGTGGAATTAAGGGGCTGTACATTTATTCAAGTGATGAAGCATTGCGTAATAAACTTTTAGAATATCAAAAAGCAGGTGAATAG